A genome region from Flavobacterium sp. CFS9 includes the following:
- a CDS encoding alpha/beta fold hydrolase gives MKLENIPSPIIIQEFITESGVSYSSLPLSFTLSGLPLHSAPIVLVNHALTGNAEVTGANGWWNDLIGENKTIDTYKFTVLAFNVPGNGNDSFIIENYQDFTARDIARIFVKGLEFLNVSQLHTIIGGSVGGGIAWEILALEPNITQNLIPIATDWKSTDWMIANCYLQEQILNNSSKPVEDARIHAMLCYRSPESFKEKFQRTINASRPVFNIESWLAHHGEKLQKRYQLASYKLMNQLLKTIDITRNREDFETLLSRTTAAIHIVGINSDLFFIPKENRETFQELKKFKDNVSYSEIDSVHGHDAFLIEYKQLDHLLADIFKAETIEK, from the coding sequence TTGAAATTGGAAAATATACCAAGTCCCATTATAATTCAGGAATTCATCACCGAAAGTGGTGTGTCCTACTCATCATTACCCTTAAGTTTTACACTTTCCGGTTTACCATTGCATAGTGCGCCCATTGTACTCGTTAATCATGCTTTGACAGGAAATGCAGAGGTCACCGGAGCCAACGGCTGGTGGAATGACCTTATCGGTGAAAATAAAACAATCGATACTTATAAATTTACCGTACTGGCTTTTAATGTGCCGGGAAATGGTAATGATTCTTTTATTATCGAAAATTACCAGGATTTCACAGCAAGAGATATTGCCCGCATTTTTGTAAAAGGTTTAGAATTCCTAAATGTTAGCCAACTACATACCATTATTGGAGGTTCTGTCGGAGGAGGTATTGCCTGGGAGATTCTTGCATTAGAACCCAACATTACTCAAAATCTAATTCCCATCGCAACAGATTGGAAATCGACCGACTGGATGATCGCCAATTGCTATTTACAAGAGCAAATTTTGAACAATTCTTCAAAACCTGTTGAAGATGCCAGAATTCATGCTATGTTGTGTTACAGATCTCCTGAATCATTCAAAGAAAAATTTCAACGCACCATCAATGCCAGTCGCCCTGTTTTCAATATTGAAAGCTGGTTGGCACATCATGGTGAAAAACTACAGAAAAGATACCAATTGGCTTCGTATAAATTGATGAACCAATTGCTTAAAACCATAGATATTACCAGAAACAGAGAAGATTTTGAAACTTTGTTATCCAGAACAACTGCTGCAATTCACATTGTCGGAATCAATTCAGATTTGTTTTTTATACCCAAAGAAAATCGGGAAACTTTTCAGGAATTGAAAAAGTTTAAAGACAATGTTTCTTACAGCGAAATAGATTCGGTTCACGGACATGACGCTTTTTTAATCGAGTACAAACAATTAGATCATTTACTTGCCGATATTTTTAAGGCAGAAACAATAGAAAAATAA
- a CDS encoding aspartate kinase — protein MSKLKINIILFGIGNIGSTLINQIIESQEFFLKSKNIDFHFPIITNSTVAFFEKEGVGYAWETNFLELAVPFKVQDIIEFAKENEFENLIAVDATASDELIHHYNTLIENGFNIVAVNKKANTLPIDLYKEIRSNLKKYDKEFLYETSVDTGFPVLQTLRDLYYSGEKITKIRGVFSDNLSYVFNRFAAEETTFSSLLKDASLLGLMRSTFKEDLSGNDTARKLLILTREIGKDFELSDIKINSLINEEHLEQNGILNKEAIDRSFKIAKISQADDHVLRYVGEFDVVKNTLEVKLVSEPVTSAIGQLKGSDTIFEIYTQSYAAVPIVIQSASACKQAISRGVITDILKVAEKIKNKEAVWL, from the coding sequence ATGTCAAAGCTTAAAATAAATATCATCCTTTTTGGAATTGGAAATATAGGAAGTACTTTGATCAATCAAATTATTGAAAGTCAGGAGTTTTTCCTTAAAAGTAAAAATATCGATTTTCACTTTCCGATTATCACTAATTCAACTGTAGCCTTTTTCGAGAAAGAAGGGGTAGGATATGCCTGGGAGACCAATTTCCTCGAATTGGCTGTTCCTTTTAAGGTGCAGGATATTATTGAATTTGCCAAAGAAAATGAATTTGAAAATTTAATCGCTGTTGATGCCACCGCGAGCGATGAGTTAATACATCACTACAACACATTAATCGAAAACGGATTTAATATTGTAGCGGTAAATAAAAAAGCCAATACACTGCCGATTGATTTATACAAAGAGATCAGATCAAATCTTAAAAAGTACGACAAAGAGTTTTTGTATGAAACCTCAGTAGATACCGGATTCCCGGTTTTACAGACTTTAAGAGACTTGTATTATTCAGGCGAAAAGATCACAAAGATTCGAGGTGTTTTTTCAGATAATCTGAGTTATGTTTTTAATCGTTTTGCTGCCGAAGAAACAACCTTCTCTTCCTTATTAAAAGATGCGAGTTTACTCGGATTAATGCGTTCCACCTTTAAAGAAGATTTATCCGGAAATGATACAGCCAGAAAGCTACTGATTCTCACGAGGGAAATTGGAAAAGATTTTGAGCTGTCAGATATAAAAATTAATTCCCTTATTAATGAAGAGCATCTGGAGCAAAACGGCATTCTGAATAAAGAGGCAATTGACCGATCGTTTAAGATTGCTAAAATTAGTCAGGCAGATGATCATGTACTGCGATACGTAGGAGAATTTGATGTGGTAAAAAATACATTAGAAGTCAAACTGGTCTCAGAACCTGTTACTTCAGCAATAGGTCAGTTGAAAGGATCAGATACCATTTTCGAAATTTATACACAATCTTATGCTGCGGTTCCAATTGTAATTCAAAGTGCTTCGGCTTGTAAACAAGCTATTTCCAGAGGAGTGATTACAGATATTTTAAAAGTAGCCGAAAAGATCAAAAACAAAGAAGCAGTCTGGTTGTAA